A single region of the Glycine max cultivar Williams 82 chromosome 20, Glycine_max_v4.0, whole genome shotgun sequence genome encodes:
- the LOC100814519 gene encoding nudix hydrolase 26, chloroplastic, whose amino-acid sequence MALYRFAYFSSPPSSIFRFPKYPSKHVKFSLLPLSFATMEAPPEGYRRNVGICLMSNHKKIFAASRLDIPNSWQMPQGGIDEGEDPRNAAIRELREETGVNSAEVIAEVPYWLTYDFPPKVREKLNIQWGSDWKGQAQKWFLFKFTGQDQEINLLGDGTEKAEFGEWSWISPEQVIELAVDFKKPVYKEVLAVFAPYFQ is encoded by the exons ATGGCTTTATACCGATTCGCTTACTTTTCTTCTCCTCCTTCCTCCATTTTTCGTTTCCCGAAATACCCTTCGAAACACGTTAAATTCTCTTTGCTGCCACTCTCATTCGCAACGATGGAAGCTCCTCCAGAAGGTTATCGCAGGAACGTTGGTATCTGTCTCATGAGCAATCACAAAAAG ATTTTCGCGGCTTCGAGGCTCGACATTCCCAATTCTTGGCAAATGCCTCAG GGTGGTATTGATGAAGGTGAGGATCCAAGAAATGCAGCCATCAGGGAATTAAGAGAAGAGACAGGAGTTAATTCTGCAGAAGTGATTGCTGAG GTACCATATTGGTTAACTTATGACTTCCCACCAAAAGTAAGggagaaattaaatattcaGTGGGGATCTGATTGGAAGGGTCAGGCACAGAAATG GTTTCTTTTTAAGTTCACTGGACAAGATCAAGAAATTAATCTTTTGGGTGATGGTACTGAGAAAGCTGAGTTTGGGGAATGGTCATGGATATCACCTGAACAAGTAATTGAGCTT GCAGTGGATTTCAAGAAACCTGTCTACAAGGAAGTCTTAGCAGTGTTTGCTCCATATTTCCAATAA
- the LOC100802056 gene encoding receptor-like protein kinase: MGYLYLLLISYLSALLYAASALNSDGLALLSLLRDWTIVPSDINSTWKLSDSTPCSSWAGVHCDNANNVVSLNLTSYSIFGQLGPDLGRMVHLQTIDLSYNDLFGKIPPELDNCTMLEYLDLSVNNFSGGIPQSFKNLQNLKHIDLSSNPLNGEIPEPLFDIYHLEEVYLSNNSLTGSISSSVGNITKLVTLDLSYNQLSGTIPMSIGNCSNLENLYLERNQLEGVIPESLNNLKNLQELFLNYNNLGGTVQLGTGNCKKLSSLSLSYNNFSGGIPSSLGNCSGLMEFYAARSNLVGSIPSTLGLMPNLSLLIIPENLLSGKIPPQIGNCKALEELRLNSNELEGEIPSELGNLSKLRDLRLYENLLTGEIPLGIWKIQSLEQIYLYINNLSGELPFEMTELKHLKNISLFNNQFSGVIPQSLGINSSLVVLDFMYNNFTGTLPPNLCFGKQLVKLNMGVNQFYGNIPPDVGRCTTLTRVRLEENHFTGSLPDFYINPNLSYMSINNNNISGAIPSSLGKCTNLSLLNLSMNSLTGLVPSELGNLENLQTLDLSHNNLEGPLPHQLSNCAKMIKFDVRFNSLNGSVPSSFRSWTTLTALILSENHFNGGIPAFLSEFKKLNELQLGGNMFGGNIPRSIGELVNLIYELNLSATGLIGELPREIGNLKSLLSLDLSWNNLTGSIQVLDGLSSLSEFNISYNSFEGPVPQQLTTLPNSSLSFLGNPGLCGSNFTESSYLKPCDTNSKKSKKLSKVATVMIALGSAIFVVLLLWLVYIFFIRKIKQEAIIIKEDDSPTLLNEVMEATENLNDEYIIGRGAQGVVYKAAIGPDKTLAIKKFVFSHEGKSSSMTREIQTLGKIRHRNLVKLEGCWLRENYGLIAYKYMPNGSLHDALHEKNPPYSLEWIVRNNIALGIAHGLTYLHYDCDPVIVHRDIKTSNILLDSEMEPHIADFGIAKLIDQPSTSTQLSSVAGTLGYIAPENAYTTTKGKESDVYSYGVVLLELISRKKPLDASFMEGTDIVNWARSVWEETGVVDEIVDPELADEISNSEVMKQVTKVLLVALRCTEKDPRKRPTMRDVIRHL, translated from the exons ATGGGGTATTTGTATCTCTTGCTGATTTCATATTTGTCTGCCTTGTTGTATGCTGCTTCTGCATTGAACTCTGATGGGTTGGCTTTGTTGTCCCTCTTGAGGGACTGGACTATTGTGCCTAGTGACATAAACTCCACATGGAAGTTGTCTGATTCCACTCCGTGCTCATCTTGGGCAGGAGTGCATTGTGATAATGCCAATAATGTGGTTTCTCTAAACCTCACTAGTTATTCTATTTTTGGTCAATTAGGACCTGATCTTGGACGTATGGTTCACTTGCAAACCATAGACTTATCATATAATGATCTATTTGGAAAaattcccccagaattagacaACTGTACCATGCTTGAGTACTTGGACCTTTCTGTAAACAACTTTAGTGGAGGAATACCTCAGAGCTTCAAAAACTTGCAAAATTTGAAGCATATAGACCTTTCATCTAATCCGCTGAATGGTGAAATTCCTGAACCCTTGTTTGACATTTATCACCTGGAAGAAGTGTATCTTAGCAACAACAGTTTGACTGGTTCAATTTCCTCAAGTGTTGGGAATATCACTAAGCTTGTCACACTGGATCTTTCTTATAATCAGCTGTCAGGGACAATTCCCATGTCCATTGGAAATTGTAGTAACTTAGAGAATCTATATTTGGAAAGGAATCAATTAGAGGGAGTTATTCCTGAGAGTCTAAATAATCTCAAAAATCTTCAGGAGTTATTTCTCAATTATAATAACCTTGGAGGCACTGTTCAATTGGGAACTGGAAATTGCAAAAAGTTGTCTAGTTTAAGTCTTTCTTACAATAACTTCAGTGGGGGTATACCATCAAGCTTGGGGAATTGTAGCGGTCTAATGGAGTTTTATGCTGCACGGAGTAACTTAGTTGGCAGTATACCATCAACCTTGGGCCTCATGCCCAACCTTTCTCTTCTAATCATTCCAGAGAACCTATTGTCTGGGAAAATACCTCCACAGATTGGTAATTGCAAAGCACTGGAAGAGTTGCGTTTGAATTCCAATGAACTTGAGGGAGAAATTCCCAGTGAATTGGGAAACTTGAGTAAATTACGCGACCTTAGATTGTATGAAAACCTTTTGACAGGAGAAATTCCACTTGGCATATGGAAAATTCAAAGCCTTGAGCAGATCTATCTGTACATTAATAACCTTTCGGGGGAGCTACCTTTTGAGATGACAGAGCTCAAACATCTTAAGAATATCTCCTTGTTTAACAACCAGTTCTCCGGAGTCATACCTCAAAGTTTAGGAATCAATAGCAGTTTGGTGGTGTTAGACTTCATGTATAATAATTTCACTGGTACCCTTCCACCAAATCTTTGTTTTGGAAAGCAACTGGTGAAGCTGAATATGGGTGTCAATCAATTTTATGGTAACATACCTCCAGATGTGGGAAGGTGTACAACTCTTACAAGGGTGAGACTTGAAGAAAATCATTTCACTGGGTCTCTTcctgatttttatattaatccaaATCTCTCTTACATgagcatcaacaacaacaatatcaGTGGAGCAATTCCATCAAGTTTGGGAAAATGCACAAATCTCTCTCTTTTAAATTTGTCCATGAACAGCTTGACGGGTCTTGTACCTTCAGAGCTTGGAAACCTTGAGAATCTCCAGACTTTGGATCTTTCTCACAATAACTTGGAAGGTCCTTTGCCACATCAGCTGTCAAACTGTGCCAAAATGATCAAGTTTGATGTCAGATTCAATTCCTTGAATGGTTCGGTTCCATCAAGTTTTCGGAGCTGGACAACATTAACAGCTTTAATTCTCTCAGAGAATCATTTTAATGGTGGTATCCCAGCTTTCTTGTCAGAATTTAAAAAGCTCAACGAGTTACAACTTGGTGGAAACATGTTTGGAGGAAACATTCCTAGATCAATCGGAGAGCTGGTGAATTTGATATATGAACTAAATCTAAGTGCTACTGGGCTGATAGGTGAGCTTCCTAGGGAGATTGGAAACCTGAAGAGTCTGCTAAGCCTGGATCTATCTTGGAACAATTTGACAGGAAGTATACAAGTTCTTGATGGGCTCAGTTCATTATCTGAATTCAACATCTCATATAATTCTTTTGAAGGTCCTGTGCCACAACAGCTAACAACATTACCAAACTCTTCTTTATCATTTTTGGGCAATCCTGGCCTGTGTGGCTCGAATTTCACTGAGAGCAGCTATTTAAAGCCTTGTGACACAAATTCAAAAAAGTCAAAAAAGCTCAGTAAAGTTGCAACTGTGATGATAGCACTTGGATCTGCAATATTTGTTGTTCTGCTGCTGTGGTTagtatatatattctttatcaGAAAAATTAAGCAAGAAGCCATAATCATTAAGGAAGATGATTCTCCAACCCTTCTTAACGAAGTGATGGAAGCTACAGAAAATCTAAATGATGAGTATATTATTGGCAGAGGAGCTCAAGGAGTTGTTTATAAAGCAGCAATAGGTCCAGACAAAACATTGGCTATAAAGAAGTTTGTATTTTCTCATGAAGGGAAAAGCTCAAGCATGACCAGAGAAATTCAAACCCTTGGAAAGATTAGGCatcgaaatttagtcaaattggAAGGGTGCTGGTTGAGAGAAAACTATGGTCTAATTGCATACAAATACATGCCAAATGGAAGCCTACATGATGCTTTGCATGAGAAGAATCCACCATACTCCTTAGAATGGATTGTTCGGAATAACATAGCACTTGGAATTGCTCACGGATTGACTTATCTCCATTATGACTGTGATCCTGTCATAGTGCACAGAGATATCAAAACAAGCAACATACTTCTAGATTCAGAAATGGAGCCTCATATTGCAGATTTTGGTATTGCTAAACTTATAGATCAGCCTTCTACCTCAACACAGTTATCATCTGTTGCTGGTACACTTGGTTATATAGCACCAG AGAATGCTTATACAACAACAAAGGGTAAGGAATCTGATGTATACAGTTATGGGGTAGTTTTGCTGGAGCTGATATCCAGAAAGAAGCCATTGGATGCATCATTTATGGAAGGAACGGATATAGTTAATTGGGCAAGATCTGTCTGGGAGGAAACGGGAGTTGTTGATGAAATTGTTGATCCAGAGCTGGCtgatgaaatttcaaattctgaagTGATGAAACAAGTTACCAAGGTGCTTTTGGTGGCTTTGAGATGCACTGAAAAGGATCCACGTAAGAGACCTACGATGAGGGATGTTATCAGGCATTTGTAG
- the LOC100815584 gene encoding 7-methylguanosine phosphate-specific 5'-nucleotidase A, whose amino-acid sequence MSHRLQLQGIFVTSFRQRHFSFFSPYTSTTTRVSFSSSSCGKNLQMEEVKVASDLLVGDPASLEKKIDAIRLGGPQKLQVIADFDATLTKFWVNGTRGQTSHGLLQQGNPEYDAKRQQLYEYYHPLEFSPTIGLEEKTKLMEEWWGKTHGLLVEGGLTYDSIRQSVANANIAFREGVSELFEFLEERDIPVLIFSAGLADIIEEVLRQKLHRSFKNVRIVSNRMVFDDDGRLVSFKGKLIHSLNKNEHALDMAAPVHERLGDMDGPTDDNSSLKKRTNVLLLGDHTGDLGMSDGLNYETRISMGFLNHNVENSLSCYQEAFDVVFVNDAPMWGVIKLVSHMCLSGR is encoded by the exons ATGAGTCATCGCCTCCAACTTCAAGGCATTTTCGTCACCTCCTTTCGCCAACGccacttttccttcttttccccTTACACTTCCACCACCACAAG GGTATCGTTTTCTAGTTCTAGTTGCGGGAAAAATTTGCAAATGGAAGAAGTGAAGGTTGCTTCAGACTTGTTGGTGGGTGACCCTGCTTCACTGGAGAAGAAAATTGATGCAATTCGTTTGGGTGGTCCCCAGAAGCTTCAG GTGATTGCTGATTTTGATGCCACGTTAACAAAGTTTTGGGTTAATGGAACTCGTGGCCAAA CCAGTCATGGTCTTTTGCAGCAGGGTAATCCAGAATATGATGCCAAAAGGCAGCAGTTATATGAATATTACCATCCATTAGAGTTTTCGCCGActattggacttgaagagaaaaCGAAGCTCATGGAAGAGTG GTGGGGAAAAACACACGGTCTTCTTGTTGAGGGAGGACTTACATATGATTCAATAAGACAATCAGTTGCTAATGCCAACATAGCTTTCAGGGAAGGTGTTTCTGAACTTTTTGAGTTTCTGGAG gaAAGAGATATTCCTGTGTTAATATTCTCAGCCGGGCTTGCTGATATCATTGAAGAG GTCCTAAGGCAGAAACTTCACAGATCCTTCAAGAATGTGAGGATAGTATCCAACAGGATGGTATTTGATGATGATGGCCGCCTTGTATCTTTCAAAG GAAAATTGATTCATAGCTTAAATAAAAATGAGCATGCTCTTGATATGGCTGCTCCTGTTCATGAGAGATTGGGTGATATGGATGGTCCTACTGACGACAATTCCTCATTGAAGAAGAGAACCAATGTTCTCCTCCTCGGTGATCACACTGGAGACTTGGGAATGTCTGATGGTTTGAATTATGAGACTCGAATATCCATGGGATTCCT GAATCACAACGTTGAGAACTCACTTAGCTGCTATCAAGAAGcttttgatgttgtttttgtG AATGATGCACCCATGTGGGGAGTTATCAAACTGGTCTCTCATATGTGTTTAAGTGGGAGGTGA